The following are encoded in a window of Bradyrhizobium sp. WBOS07 genomic DNA:
- a CDS encoding VCBS domain-containing protein, which yields MNYAGQFDGAISLDGKGFRSPGDAHVDSFTAKAQGHVPEGAFVVPDPNLIFNGEFKRTGLDLVLSHEGHEFVVHDYFRGDKRAALASPDGAHLTGEIVSALTGHVQVAQAAPGAGAGQVIGHVTKLVGSATAIRNGVSVILNNGDNVEKGDVVSTGADSTLGITFIDGTVFGLSSNARMVLNEMVYDPNGSSNSSLLSLVAGTITFVAGETAKHGDMKIDTPVATMGIRGTAVLTQINFVVPAGGGDPQPQASFQVLVEPNGTTGSYILFDKVTLLPIATVNQAGQMIQISGGNVSITNALMSPDVQKLITDVFTLKFSDNNTNTKLTTNFTDTLTPMSLDVVFKSSSGPIAIATFVNLNPQGQEGPSTPTPPVLRIPGQPIAQSFDASGNVKAAFALTERAGATGATDADTISGLIRFVDQNLGDRPTVSISLAEAPNYVYKDAGQHDVTGSLTDLQKQNIAATQIQISVVPDPGNNNNGSAVWTYTIPDKVFDFLAAGETVTLTYMVRVDTNFAVSPESAFIPITITITGTNDKPVITTDVPIITFEGGTSVPGGPLTSEVPTSGTLNFNDVDLTDNHTVSVALTSATLPDGSVPPGPLAAFQSAMSVAIAAGADSTGDGTGTINWSLADLPVYLADFIPQGAVLTLVYTVTLTDSQGGASQQTITVTITGTDAPAVVWIATEEPGAPSGGLWQDAGNWATGTVPTGQDDVIVITDQLHGLTPSYPVTIDVAAFAKSLTLDDYDTTPGHKVPEVINNSTLTIGGKLTLNADAKFTNTLGSHVIVGGAIDVQTITRTSGAVVPNTSTITNAGTLTLQAGGTIDTLTAIVNSGLIDLTGGTLVLKSDVANAGGTIQTDAGATLIVDGATVDGGTLVILGTLESTGISAIDDAEITIASTGMLSVTSGTLTIDPATIHAITNQGLIEAVTGGTLKLTAAIIGNTGGTISVDGASTLYLTGVSINGGSLSNAGNLYSVSGSSTITAGVTNTGGTIRVQAGTLNLAGGIIGAGTLIIDNGAKLELGGADAQNVTFSGGTGTLQLDKVAGQSFTGTISGEISADGMFTITGDADITTSTGDALDFTVSQAAHADVVLTPTGTLTGAINGIVVTQDGVGDITLTATGDVTGLAGHGIWLSDGTTGSGDITVSNVTGKATGTGANSVGVLVENSNAANDGDISVTQVGGAVGGAYGIDAVTQGDGDITIDAGGAITGSSVYGIRSRSYGSGNQTVTTEAGSLITSGSSGIVAVNRAALLDAAAGSTITVNAHGTINSGSSPNLAGNAPAGIEAGYTGAANGTSANTLVNATVIVNNYADITAAAGLGINAFNYGNGGVTVNSFAGTAISVSGAQSIGINAAALSGGAGDVTVTLGEDVTISGAASYGIRAFSLDAGDITVTLADGDNITSGSSGIVAVNYAVAIAAAVGSTISVEAHGAIHSGSILNNDGTTPGGIVAGYKPGGTGAFSSAVNGDVIVTSDATITADAGYGIEAFTWGAGNVTVTTGENSDIDAAGIAIGAFDHGGGDVSVTNNGSATGSVGVAALATGGGDATIVNHGDITSTSLAGISVTQNAVDATGSTHITNSGSITAPTGYAAIYVQGNATGTVTIDNSGTIGPAVAANVSATTYAIVETGGAITINNSGDINGNISVATATFNNQAGGIWTVSGTSVFGNASSIVNAGDIDLLNGAWITGSSLSIVNSHEIDSWGTAKISGAITNTGTIEVNDGTLTLFGSLSGTGSVTVHDGALLKLEGTVTQTITLAGDGAALRIDTATFGGSIAQLSADDTIDLSTIKYGVGTSAVYVANADPSTGGVLTVTDADGNHISLNLTGADYSNGHFAGSSDGHGGTLITFNANDDAPNFAAAEASPNVSFSELADTTGSATLDPASGGTGTIHFTDIDLTDRPTGTITSQAVTWLDADHTTQLTLSPADSIALEQALTIQQPGNKNNGAIAWNYSIADKALDFLGEGQTATVVSTITLDDHKGGTDTAAVTVTITGSNDAPTVTYATSDYMTFDGQTIAVGEVPTAATDDVTLDGRVNWNGGGISGHGQVLFYNGNTSTTGFGLLGTVNANGTMELQILAGGVQIADTGVALAASEWHNIALTRENGTFTLYLDGQLEYTQAWSVNAIDGSPSNPTHSYMMIGAASEPGAAGFGEEGFFGSIADVSVWTDALTQAQIQSIDFTALTGNETNLAAYYQLGGSGGTVANSVNPAQSLDIDLADLTETNSGLNAQGVLIVTDVDATDHVTVSVSQVQVTLDGVPQGGNVGGLSHADLLSYLTVPGGILNGTATGAPFTWQFNSGSQAFDFLAAGQTLSLQYTIVPDDGHAPTGTGNGVVTVTIVGSNDAPLIEVGAMTVAENGGLVTVDGLSVADVDSNDALTATAVAESGATASASLNSGVLAVTYTEPSQSAPAADKVTVTVTDGQGATDTVNLIFNLSEQGPVSLASTDGKDVLFGTGFVDQFVFAADSDHDTIVNFTSGTDHIDLTALGAISDIEAWMTEHVAPSGQADTLITIDAANTILLKGVSSLQGSDILHA from the coding sequence GAGATCGTCAGCGCGCTCACCGGCCATGTCCAGGTGGCGCAAGCCGCGCCCGGCGCTGGCGCGGGCCAGGTCATCGGCCACGTCACCAAGCTCGTCGGCAGCGCGACCGCGATCCGCAACGGCGTCTCGGTCATCCTGAACAACGGCGACAACGTCGAGAAGGGCGACGTGGTTTCGACCGGCGCCGATTCGACCCTCGGCATCACCTTCATCGACGGCACCGTGTTCGGCCTGTCCTCGAATGCGCGGATGGTGCTGAACGAGATGGTCTACGACCCCAACGGGTCGAGCAATTCCTCGTTGCTGAGCCTCGTCGCCGGCACCATCACCTTCGTCGCCGGCGAGACCGCCAAGCACGGCGACATGAAGATCGACACCCCGGTCGCCACCATGGGCATCCGCGGCACCGCGGTGCTCACCCAGATCAATTTCGTCGTTCCCGCCGGCGGCGGCGATCCGCAGCCGCAAGCGAGCTTCCAGGTGCTGGTCGAGCCGAACGGCACGACCGGCTCCTACATCCTGTTCGACAAGGTCACGCTGCTGCCGATCGCGACGGTCAACCAGGCCGGTCAGATGATCCAGATCAGCGGCGGCAACGTCTCGATCACAAATGCGCTGATGTCGCCGGATGTGCAGAAGCTGATCACCGACGTGTTCACGCTGAAGTTCTCCGACAACAACACCAACACCAAGCTGACCACGAACTTCACCGACACGCTCACGCCGATGAGCCTCGACGTGGTGTTCAAGTCGAGCTCCGGCCCGATCGCGATCGCGACCTTCGTCAACCTCAATCCGCAAGGGCAGGAGGGGCCCAGCACCCCCACGCCGCCCGTCCTGCGTATCCCCGGCCAGCCGATTGCTCAGAGCTTCGACGCCAGCGGCAATGTGAAGGCGGCGTTCGCGTTGACCGAGCGTGCCGGCGCCACTGGCGCGACGGATGCCGATACGATTTCCGGCCTGATCCGATTCGTCGACCAAAATCTCGGCGACCGGCCGACGGTGAGCATCAGCCTCGCCGAAGCGCCGAACTATGTCTACAAGGATGCCGGCCAGCACGACGTCACCGGCTCGCTGACCGATCTGCAGAAGCAAAACATCGCAGCGACGCAGATCCAGATCAGCGTCGTCCCCGATCCCGGTAACAACAACAACGGCTCGGCGGTCTGGACCTACACGATCCCCGACAAGGTCTTCGATTTCCTTGCCGCTGGCGAAACCGTGACGCTGACCTACATGGTCCGCGTCGACACCAATTTCGCAGTGAGCCCCGAATCGGCGTTCATCCCGATCACCATCACGATCACGGGGACCAACGACAAACCGGTGATCACCACCGATGTCCCGATCATCACCTTCGAGGGCGGCACCAGCGTGCCCGGTGGTCCGCTCACCAGCGAGGTTCCGACGTCGGGCACGCTGAATTTCAACGACGTCGATCTCACCGACAACCATACCGTGTCGGTGGCGCTGACCAGTGCGACCCTGCCTGATGGCAGCGTGCCGCCGGGGCCGCTCGCGGCGTTCCAGAGCGCGATGTCCGTCGCGATCGCGGCCGGCGCCGACAGCACCGGGGACGGCACCGGCACCATCAACTGGTCGCTGGCCGATCTGCCGGTCTATCTCGCCGATTTCATCCCCCAGGGCGCGGTGCTGACGCTGGTCTACACCGTGACGCTCACGGACTCGCAAGGCGGGGCCTCGCAGCAAACCATCACCGTCACGATCACCGGCACCGATGCGCCAGCCGTGGTGTGGATTGCGACCGAGGAGCCCGGCGCTCCCTCCGGCGGCCTCTGGCAGGACGCGGGCAACTGGGCCACCGGCACGGTCCCGACCGGCCAGGACGACGTCATCGTCATCACCGATCAGCTGCACGGCCTGACCCCGTCCTATCCGGTGACGATCGACGTGGCGGCCTTCGCCAAGTCGTTGACGCTCGACGACTACGACACCACGCCGGGCCACAAGGTGCCCGAGGTGATCAACAACAGCACGCTGACGATCGGCGGCAAGCTCACCTTGAACGCCGACGCAAAATTCACCAACACACTCGGAAGCCACGTCATCGTCGGCGGCGCGATCGATGTCCAAACGATCACCCGGACATCCGGCGCGGTCGTCCCCAACACCAGCACGATCACGAATGCGGGCACGCTGACGCTGCAAGCAGGCGGTACGATCGACACGCTGACCGCCATCGTCAATTCCGGCCTGATCGATTTGACCGGCGGCACGCTGGTGCTGAAGAGCGATGTCGCCAATGCTGGCGGCACCATCCAGACCGATGCCGGTGCGACGCTGATCGTCGACGGTGCGACGGTCGATGGCGGCACCCTCGTCATTCTCGGCACGCTGGAATCGACCGGCATCAGCGCCATCGATGATGCCGAGATCACGATCGCCAGCACCGGCATGCTGTCTGTCACCAGCGGCACGCTGACGATCGACCCGGCTACGATCCACGCCATCACCAATCAGGGCCTGATCGAGGCGGTGACCGGCGGCACGCTGAAGCTGACGGCCGCCATCATCGGCAATACCGGCGGAACGATCTCGGTCGATGGCGCCTCAACCCTCTATCTGACCGGCGTCTCGATCAACGGCGGCAGCCTGAGCAATGCCGGCAATCTCTACAGCGTCTCGGGCTCCAGCACGATCACGGCTGGTGTCACCAACACCGGCGGCACCATCAGGGTCCAGGCTGGCACGCTCAACCTCGCCGGAGGCATCATCGGTGCCGGCACGCTGATCATCGACAATGGCGCGAAGCTCGAGCTCGGCGGCGCCGACGCGCAGAATGTCACGTTTTCCGGCGGCACCGGAACGCTGCAGCTCGACAAGGTCGCCGGCCAAAGCTTCACGGGCACCATCTCCGGTGAGATCTCGGCCGACGGCATGTTCACGATCACCGGCGACGCCGACATCACGACGTCGACGGGTGATGCGCTCGACTTTACGGTATCGCAGGCGGCGCATGCCGACGTCGTGCTGACGCCAACGGGCACGCTCACGGGCGCGATCAACGGCATCGTCGTCACCCAGGACGGCGTCGGCGACATCACGCTGACCGCGACCGGCGACGTCACCGGCCTCGCCGGCCACGGCATCTGGCTGAGCGACGGGACGACCGGCTCCGGAGACATCACGGTCAGCAATGTCACCGGCAAGGCGACCGGCACCGGCGCGAATTCGGTCGGCGTGCTGGTCGAGAATTCGAACGCCGCCAACGACGGTGACATCTCGGTTACCCAGGTCGGCGGCGCTGTGGGCGGCGCATACGGTATCGACGCGGTCACGCAGGGCGACGGCGACATCACCATCGACGCCGGCGGCGCGATCACGGGCAGCTCGGTCTACGGCATCCGGTCGCGCAGCTATGGCAGCGGCAACCAGACTGTCACGACGGAGGCGGGCAGCCTCATCACCTCGGGCAGCTCCGGTATCGTCGCCGTCAATCGTGCGGCCTTGCTCGACGCCGCGGCCGGCAGCACCATTACGGTCAACGCCCACGGCACGATCAATTCCGGCAGCAGCCCGAACCTCGCCGGCAATGCGCCGGCCGGCATCGAGGCTGGCTATACAGGTGCCGCGAACGGAACCAGTGCGAACACGCTGGTCAATGCCACCGTGATCGTCAACAACTATGCCGACATCACCGCCGCGGCCGGCCTTGGCATCAACGCCTTTAACTACGGAAACGGCGGGGTCACGGTGAACAGCTTCGCCGGGACGGCGATTTCGGTCTCGGGCGCCCAGAGCATCGGCATCAACGCCGCGGCCTTGAGCGGCGGCGCGGGCGATGTGACGGTCACGCTCGGCGAGGACGTCACGATCTCGGGTGCGGCGAGCTACGGCATCAGGGCCTTCAGCCTCGATGCCGGCGACATCACGGTCACCCTGGCGGATGGCGACAATATTACCTCGGGCAGCTCGGGCATCGTCGCCGTCAATTACGCCGTCGCGATCGCGGCCGCCGTGGGCAGCACGATCTCGGTCGAGGCGCACGGCGCGATCCATTCCGGCTCGATCCTGAACAACGACGGCACCACGCCAGGCGGGATCGTCGCCGGCTACAAGCCTGGCGGCACCGGCGCTTTCTCGAGCGCAGTCAACGGCGATGTCATCGTCACCAGCGATGCGACGATCACGGCCGACGCAGGCTACGGCATCGAGGCGTTCACCTGGGGCGCCGGGAACGTCACGGTCACGACCGGCGAGAATTCGGATATTGACGCCGCAGGCATCGCGATCGGCGCGTTCGATCACGGCGGGGGTGACGTCAGCGTCACCAACAATGGCTCCGCCACTGGTTCGGTCGGCGTGGCCGCTCTTGCGACCGGCGGCGGCGACGCCACCATCGTCAATCATGGCGATATCACCAGCACGAGCCTGGCCGGCATCAGCGTCACGCAGAACGCGGTGGACGCGACCGGCTCGACGCACATCACCAATTCCGGATCGATCACAGCTCCGACCGGCTACGCCGCGATCTACGTTCAGGGGAATGCGACCGGCACGGTGACGATCGACAATTCCGGCACGATCGGTCCCGCCGTCGCCGCCAACGTGAGCGCCACGACTTACGCCATCGTCGAGACCGGCGGCGCCATCACGATCAACAATTCCGGCGACATCAACGGCAACATTTCGGTTGCCACCGCCACCTTCAACAATCAGGCGGGAGGTATCTGGACCGTCTCCGGCACCAGCGTCTTCGGCAATGCGTCCTCGATCGTCAATGCGGGTGACATCGACCTGCTCAATGGGGCCTGGATTACCGGCAGCAGCCTGAGCATCGTCAATTCACATGAGATCGACAGCTGGGGAACGGCGAAGATTTCCGGCGCCATCACCAACACCGGTACCATCGAAGTCAACGACGGCACCCTCACGCTATTCGGCTCGCTGTCCGGCACGGGGTCGGTTACCGTACACGACGGCGCGCTCTTGAAGCTTGAGGGCACGGTCACGCAAACGATCACGCTCGCCGGCGACGGCGCTGCGCTTCGGATCGACACGGCGACCTTTGGCGGATCGATTGCGCAACTGTCCGCCGACGACACGATCGACCTGTCCACCATCAAGTACGGCGTCGGCACCAGCGCGGTCTATGTCGCCAACGCCGATCCCTCGACCGGCGGCGTGCTGACGGTCACCGACGCCGACGGCAACCACATCAGCCTCAATCTGACCGGCGCCGACTACAGCAACGGGCATTTTGCCGGCAGCAGCGACGGCCATGGCGGCACCTTGATCACATTCAACGCGAACGATGATGCGCCGAACTTCGCCGCGGCCGAGGCGTCACCGAACGTGAGCTTCTCCGAGCTTGCGGACACCACCGGCTCCGCCACGCTCGATCCGGCCTCGGGTGGGACGGGTACGATCCACTTCACCGATATCGACTTGACCGACCGTCCGACAGGAACGATCACCAGCCAAGCGGTGACGTGGCTCGATGCCGATCACACCACGCAGCTGACGCTGTCGCCGGCCGATAGCATCGCGCTCGAGCAGGCGCTGACGATTCAGCAGCCTGGCAACAAGAACAACGGCGCGATCGCCTGGAACTATTCCATCGCCGACAAGGCGCTGGACTTCCTCGGCGAAGGGCAGACCGCGACCGTGGTGTCGACCATCACCCTCGATGACCACAAGGGCGGGACCGACACTGCCGCCGTCACCGTCACCATCACCGGCAGCAACGACGCGCCGACGGTAACCTATGCCACCTCGGACTACATGACCTTCGATGGCCAGACCATTGCGGTCGGCGAGGTACCGACGGCCGCCACCGACGACGTGACGCTGGACGGCCGGGTGAACTGGAACGGAGGCGGCATTTCCGGCCACGGCCAAGTCCTGTTCTACAACGGCAACACCTCGACCACCGGTTTCGGTCTCCTCGGTACGGTCAATGCCAATGGCACGATGGAGCTGCAGATCCTCGCAGGCGGTGTCCAGATCGCCGATACCGGCGTGGCGCTCGCGGCGTCGGAATGGCACAACATCGCGCTGACCCGCGAAAACGGCACCTTCACGCTCTATCTCGACGGCCAGCTCGAATATACGCAGGCGTGGAGCGTCAACGCGATCGACGGCAGCCCGTCGAATCCGACCCACTCCTACATGATGATCGGCGCCGCAAGCGAGCCAGGCGCGGCCGGCTTCGGCGAGGAAGGCTTCTTCGGCTCGATCGCGGATGTCAGCGTCTGGACCGATGCGCTGACGCAGGCGCAGATCCAGTCGATCGACTTCACCGCGCTCACCGGCAACGAGACGAATTTGGCCGCATACTACCAGCTCGGTGGCAGCGGCGGCACGGTCGCCAATTCGGTCAACCCTGCCCAAAGCCTCGACATCGATCTTGCGGACCTGACGGAGACCAACTCAGGGCTGAATGCCCAGGGCGTGCTGATCGTCACCGACGTCGATGCGACCGATCACGTCACGGTGTCGGTCAGCCAGGTTCAGGTCACTCTCGACGGCGTGCCGCAAGGCGGCAACGTCGGTGGGCTATCGCATGCTGACCTTCTAAGCTATCTCACCGTTCCCGGCGGTATCCTGAACGGCACCGCCACCGGCGCCCCGTTCACGTGGCAATTCAATTCAGGCAGCCAGGCGTTCGATTTCCTTGCCGCCGGCCAGACCTTGTCGCTCCAATACACGATCGTTCCGGATGACGGGCATGCCCCGACCGGCACCGGCAATGGCGTCGTCACCGTCACCATCGTGGGCAGCAACGACGCGCCGCTGATTGAAGTCGGCGCGATGACTGTTGCCGAAAACGGCGGTCTCGTGACCGTCGATGGCCTGTCCGTCGCTGACGTCGACAGCAACGACGCGTTGACCGCCACTGCCGTGGCCGAGTCCGGCGCCACTGCGAGCGCGTCACTGAATTCCGGTGTCCTCGCCGTGACCTACACCGAGCCGAGCCAGAGTGCGCCTGCCGCGGACAAAGTGACCGTGACCGTGACCGACGGCCAAGGCGCGACTGACACGGTGAACCTCATCTTCAACCTGAGCGAACAAGGCCCGGTGAGTCTTGCCAGCACGGACGGCAAGGACGTCCTCTTCGGGACCGGGTTTGTGGATCAGTTCGTGTTCGCGGCAGACTCCGACCACGATACGATCGTGAACTTCACGTCCGGGACGGACCACATTGACCTGACGGCCTTGGGGGCGATCAGCGATATCGAGGCGTGGATGACCGAACATGTGGCGCCGTCCGGGCAGGCGGACACCCTGATCACGATCGACGCCGCAAACACGATTCTCCTGAAGGGCGTCAGCAGCCTTCAGGGGAGCGACATACTCCACGCCTAA